The genomic stretch GCTCACATCGATTTCCTTCTCAGAGCTTACGGCAATCCTAGACTGCCGTGTATACCTGTCGTACTTTAAGCTGCAGCTTTGTTGGCTACGTGCACTCACCCCAATCACTTAGACGAGCTAAACTCATGGGATTCATTTACTTGCCGCACTGCAACATCAATTACTTTGGGTATATATTTAATGATTTTATTTAAGCGGCGATCAAAGCGTTGCGCAGAAAACTTAACGTCTTCTCACACTCATCTCGGTTGCCGATACTAATGCGGACACAATCTTTGATCGGTGAGTTACGTAAAATAATGCCGTTATCCCACGCAGCCTTAAATACTGCGTCACCATCATTGAACTTAACTAATAAATAGTTACCCCAACCTTCAAACACTTCAATACCATCGAGCATACCTAAACCGGCTTGTAAATACGCTCGGTTGGCACTTAAATCCAACACTTGATATCGCATTCGAGCAAGGCCTGCTTCTGATAACGCTTGCACCGCAATATCCGACACCGGCACTGGCACTGGATACGGCGCAATCACTTTTGATAACACCTCAATAATAGAGGGATTGGCAAGAGTAAAGCCACAACGCAGTCCAGCTAGAGCAAAAGCCTTCGACATGGTGCGCAAAATAGCCAAGTTTGGATACTGCGCCAGTAAATCAACCGTAGACGCTTCAGGGCAAAAATCAATGTAAGCTTCGTCCATCACCACAATCGCTTTATCTTGCGTCAACTCTAATAAACGAATAATGTCTTCACGCTTGATCAGATTGCCGGTTGGGTTATTAGGGCTACACACAAACACCAGTTTTACCTTAGCCAGATTTGCTTGGATAGCCTCAAGATCTAATTGCCAATCAGAGGTTAAAGGTACCACTTTACGCTCAACACCCGAAGTTTCAGCGCTAATCGCATACATTCCGTAGGTTGGTGGACAATATAAAATCGCATCTTCATTGGGCTCACAAAATGCGCGGATCAATAACTCAATGCCTTCATCAGCGCCGCGAGAAGTTAATACTTGCTCTGGCGCGACACCGGCATAAGCGGCATAGCCATCAATTAATGCTTTCGGTTGGCACTCGCTGTAACGATTAAGACGTGAGAAATTGGTTTTATATTCATTATCAAATGGCGATTCATTGGCATTGAGCCACACATCACCGCAGCCACCAATACGACGAGCAGATAAATAAGGGGTTAATGCTTGAACTTGTTTACGAGCTAACCTTTCCATGTTGACTCCTAATTAATCGCCTAACTGGCTTTGATTTGATTCTTCAGTGCGGCTTAACTGATCAATACTACTTAGCTTTTCAATACGGCCTAGCTTTTCGATACGGATCGTCACCGCGCGTTTATGCGCATCTAACCCTTCCGCCTCTGCCATCGTCACCACGGTATCGGCCAAACCTTGTAAACCTTGTTGGGTTAATTGTTGCACTGTCATACGCTTTGAAAAATCGGCTAAACCTAAACTAGAATAAGTGCGTGTGTAACCATAGGTTGGTAAGACATGATTGGTGCCTGAGGCATAATCACCCACCGACTCTGGTGACCATTGACCTAAGAAAATCGAACCCGCGTTATCCAATAATGGCAGTAATGCCCGTGGGTCTTGGGTTTGAACAATTAAGTGTTCAGGGCCATAAGTATTGGAAATCTCAACGCATTGCTCTAGCGACTCTGTAATAATAAGCACACTTGAACCCAATGCTTGTTCGGCAATATTGCTACGCGAAAGCTGTTTAAGTTGCTGCTTTATCGCATCTGCAACTTGATCGGCAATCGTAGCTGATGGGGTTAATAACACCACTTGAGAATCAGGTCCGTGTTCGGCTTGAGACAATAAATCGGCCGCTACAAAGTCGGCATCCGCGCCTTCATCGGCAATCACTAATACTTCAGAAGGGCCCGCTGGCATATCAATCGCCGCGCCAGAAAAATCATTACTGACTTGACGTTTCGCTTCGGTCACAAATGCGTTACCCGGGCCAAAGATTTTATCGACTTTTGCCACAGTTTGGGTGCCATAAGCCATGGCAGCCACCGCTTGAGCGCCACCCACGTTATACACTTCATCGATATTGCAGAGCTTGGCAACGTAGAGTATTTCATCGGCAATCGGCGGTGGCGAACATAACACTACTTTGCGACAACCGGCAATTTGTGCCGGCACACCGAGCATTAATACCGTTGAAGGTAATGGCGCGCTGCCACCTGGAATGTACAAGCCGACTTTATTTATCGAGCGAGTGACTAATTCACACACCACGCCCGGTTGGGTTTCAACACTTAATGGCTTCGCTTTTTGTGCTTGGTGAAAAGCTGAAATATTTTTATGCGCTTGTTGCAACGCTTGCTTCATTTTATCGGATAAACGATTTGATGCGGCGTCAATTTCAGCCGCTGACACACATATGGAATCTGGTGCCACGTTATCAAATTTTTGCGTTAATGCTTTCAGCGCCGCATCACCGTCTTGTTGCACTTGCTTGATGACACCCGTGACAATATCGGTAATATTCGCGCCATCACTGATCGCAGGACGCTCCAAAATACTTTGTTGTTGCTGCTCACTTAATGATTGCCAAACCACTGTTTTCATCGTGCTTACTCCATCATTTTCTCAATTGGCAATACCAAAATCGAACTTGCACCTAGCTCTTTCAAGCCTTCCATCGTTTCCCAGAATAGATTTTCAGTACTGACTAAATGGACCGCAACCCGATTTTTTTCTTGAGAAAGTGGCAACACGGTTGGATCTTCTGCGCCAGGCAGTAATTTTTTGATTTGCTCTAGTTTGTCCGATGGTGCGTGCAACATGATGTATTTTGATTCTTTGGCTTGAATAACGCCTTGCATGCGAGTCAGTAATTTATCAATCAATTGAAGTTGATCTTGAGAGAATTCCCCTTTGCGTTGGATAAGCGTCGCTTTTGAGCGGAAAATCACTTCGACTTCTTTTAGCCCATTGGCTTCAAGAGTGGCGCCAGTTGAGACTAAGTCCGCAATCGCATCGGCAAGACCGGCGCGTGGCGCAACTTCAACAGAACCGGTGAGCATACAAGCGCTAAAGTTAATGCCTTGTTCATCCATGTAGCTTTTTAACAAGTGTGGATAAGAGCTCGCAATACGCTTGCCGGCGAGATCTTGCGGGCCGTTGTAAGCTTCGTCTTTATCAATTGCAATCGACAAACGACAACCACCAAAATCCAAACGGCGCAAAGTGTTAAATTCGCATGGCTCACCCAGCGCTTTACGATCAAGACGCACTTCTTCTAATTCGTTTTCGCCAATAAAACCTAAATCAACCACACCATCCATGATCAGGCCCGGAATGTCATCATCACGAACCAGCAATAAATCAATTGGCATGTTTTCACTGTGTACCACTAGGCGCTCACCGGCAATATTGAACTTAGCGCCACATTTTTTAAGCAACAATTGACACTCTTTGCTTAAACGGCCTTTTTTTTGAATCGCAATTCTTAATCGTTTGGTTTGCATAATCTCTATCCCTGTAATTTGTTTTATTAAATGTATTAATTAAAACCGTCCAAAATGAAAAAACCCCCGGAGAGATTACTCTTCCGAGGGTTTGAATCTGTTACTGATTCAGCGCCGGAAGAGTTATCTTCCGGATGCATACACTCACCCGCAAGATAAAACAGGATGATGGTGATGATGAATGTTCATATCAAATGTACGCATAAGTTTTCACTTTTGTTAATCAGTTTGTATAAGTTCACATTATCGAAGCTCGCCAATTTTTTCAACTATTAATTTAATTATTTTTAAGATGTTAGCCGAAACTTGGATTTTTCATCAATACGGGATCTGCCAAGTGCATTGAACGGCTAAAGCGAAAAACCGCTTAGCAGCGCAAATGGCGAGCTAAACGGTTTATTGTTAATACCTTATGTATAAGCAGGCGAGACTTAAGCTTTAGTTGGCATCTTCGACTTTGCAATAATAGAAAGCGCAAAACAAACCAGCACAAAGGTAATACTCGATGCTAATAGACCCAACCATACATTGACCGTTAAGCCTAGCACTAAGAAACCAACCGCTGAAATAAACGCCGTAGCCAGTGCATAAGGCAACTGAGTAGAGACGTGATCGATATGATTACAACGTGCGCCAGTTGATGACAAGATAGTGGTATCTGAAATTGGCGAACAGTGGTCACCAAACACAGAGCCCGCTAATACCGCACTGAGCATTGGCAACATTAGCGCTAAATCCGTTGCGCCAGCCATGTCGCCTGCAATCGGTAACATAATACCGAATGTGCCCCACGAGGTACCGGTAGAAAACGCCATCACACCAGAGAGCAAGAATAAAATAACCGGCAACCAGTGATCATCAATGCTGCCTTCCACCAAGGTAGAAAGATACGCACCCGTACCCATATCTTTAATGACCGCGCCAATGGTCCAAGCAAATGCCAAGATCAAAATCGCACCAAACATCGATTTAGCGCCAATCCATAATGTGATTACCACATCTTTAATTGGCATTTTTTGTCTTGCTACGGTAATTAAAGCAACCACGATACCAACTAAAGCGCCAAAACAAAGTGATTGTCCGACATTGGTATTTTCAAATGCTTTTAATAAACTAAAGGCTTGCCCATCGTCTTCTAATACATTGGCACCCGAGGCAATCATAAAGTATACCGTGGCCACAATCAGCGCCACGATTGGCAAGATCAGATTGGACACTCGGCCATTCTTACTCTCTTCGATCTCAGACTCTTCGGTTAAATCGACCGCGTTATCATCTTTATCATCGGTTTTACCTTGTTTAGCCGCGAGTTCATGTTGACGCATTGGGCCCACATTTAAATCAAACCATACGACTGCAAACACCATTAACAAAGCAAAGATGGCATAAAAGTTCATTGGGATCAGGCGCATATAAGCTCCTAATGCTGAATACTCAGTAATACCATGCGAGACCAGGATGCCACTGACCACAGTCATGATATACGCCCCCCAACTCGACGCTGGCATGATCACGCACATAGGCGCAGCGGTTGAATCGAGGATATAAGCCAATTTAGAGCGTGAAACGTAATAACGATCGGTCACTGGGCGCGCAATGGCTCCTACCGCCAAACTATTAAAATAATCATCAATAAAGATGAATACCCCAAGCCAAACAGCGAGTAACTTTGCTCCACGTTTGGTTTTGATGCGTTTTTGCGCCCATTCGGCAAAAGCATAAGTCCCGCCAGATAACGTTAATAACGCAGTCGTCATACCAAGCAAGATAAGGAAAAAAAGAATAAAGATATTATTCCAATTTAAACTTGCACCATCGACAAACACGCCAAGTGCTTTACTGCTGACATAAGAGAAAGTATGGACCAAAGAGTAATCAGCCAGCAAAAAGCCACCGAGCAAGATACCGAGCCCTAATGACAACAATACACGGCGAGTTAAGATCGCCATCGTGAGTGCAACTAATGGGGGGAGCAAGGATTCCGGAGAGGATGTAAAATCTATTAAATTCATGATCTTAAGAACCAAAATTGGTCAGAGATCTACTGCAGAAAGGATATTATTGAGCATTACAAACAATAAAATATCTTAGCACAAGCAAAGCTATGAGTAGGTTTGCTTACAGTAGCGCTCCATAGTGGGTAAATAATATATTTAAACCGACATTACGCCAACAGCAAGCGTAGATAAAACAGACAGCAGTTGAATGCATTATGTCGGTTCTTTTAAATATAAACTATGGCAGTGGTACACCTATTCGATGCACCCCCAGTAAGTTATTTTGATAAATATCAATAAAATAAGCACTATCGTGGCAATTTTATTCTTACTTCGGCAAATATCCCTTTCACTTATACTCATCGGCATCACCCTAGCATAAGTTACTGATGAAACTTGCACCTCTACATCTTTTCAATACAACCATCTAGTCAAGATACGCATTTTAGCGGATCTCAAGATGCCATAGGGAAAGATGCCGCTTATTGTAATGATACAGAGGAAAATGGCAAGATAAATGACTAATCAATCTCCACCATTCTTCATATACATACATACATACAGTAAGTGGCTTATATATAAACGATAAGCCCAGTACTATTCTAAACGCTATGTATGATATCGAGCAGCAATCAAACGATATACAAAATAATTTAATATATAATTGAACTTCGTCGGATTTGTCTAATCTTATAGCTGTATCTTTAAATAATTTTACACATTAGTTAAAATAAAATTTCACATATAAAATAAAGAACGTTATTATCTACACACAGATGCAACAACACTATTAATTATTCTACCTAATACCAAATAGGATCAACCATGTCAGAAATCAAAAAATCAGCACTGCTTAATATTCGCAGCTTGCGCGCTTTCACTCGTGAAGAATTCACTTTACAAGAAGTAGAAGAGCTACTAGAAAAACTTTCTACTGTATATGAAGAAAGAAAAGCAGCTGAAGAACAAGAGCTTGCTCAACAAGCTGAACGTGATGCAATTTTAGCGGATTACGCAAATAAACTCGCAAAAGATGGCATTAACTTAGAAGATCTTGTTGCAGCGATGAGCGGCGGCGAAGTAAAAACTAAGTCTCGTAAAAAACGCGAGCCACGCCCTGCAAAATATCAATACACGCTAAATGGCGAAGTAAAAACTTGGACTGGTCAAGGTCGTACACCTTCTGTTATCCAAGAAGCTCTTGACTCTGGCAAATCAATTGATACATTTTTAATCAAGTAATCATTGATTAAAACGTTAAAAGGGGCGCTAATTTAGCGCCCCTTTTTTGTGTCTAACCTTTTACCATCGTCAATTAAAAGCGATGTTCATCTTTCCCAATACGCTTCTTCTAAGCTATCTTCTTTTTCAGGTAATCCGCGAGATAAACGAGGAGAATGTTGCGCCAACACTTCATAACTGGCACGGTTAGCATATTTACAAACTTGAGCAAATGATGAATAGGTTAAGAATGGATATTCATGCTTACTGGAATTAGGGATATTTTCTTTGTGGTATTTATTGGCGGCCATATCGTGCAATATTGCCGATAACGCGGCATCGCCTGCCCCATTGGTATTTTTAATCTTCTCAGGACCCCCCATATATGGGGCAATATGAGAATAGACTTTAATCGGATTGTTACATTCAAATCGACGCGTTGGTCGACTAAATTCAAAACGGTTAAATTCACCAATCGCACCCGGTAATAGCGGTAGTGTCGTTTCCCGTTTTGCATCGTCTTCAGTATAACCTGCCATATATAAACCAACCGGCCCTGCGGTACACAAGACAAGATCAACCCACTCTAAAGCTTTGTCTGAGGCCACTAATGGATCATGTTCGCCCGTTAATGCTTCCGCTTCTTCTTCATTCATGGCCAGCACTGAAACATTCTGTTGAATGAATTCTCGCCAATACTCAGGATCATCTTGGATCACATATTTAGTACCAAGTGTTAATACCACTGGAACATGGTGTTTCTTGGCAAATTCAATTGCTTTCATTGTGGCGTCTGGCATAGGATCGCCAGGCTTACAACGCACTAAATAAGCAGTTAATACTAATGCTGACGCACCAGGGAAAATAGATTCCGGAATACTATTGGGGGAAAGTTGATTCATTTTTCCTTCACTGATAGCAAAGGTACGCTCACCATTATCACTGATCAATGCAAAACAACGGCCAATCGCGCCATCAACCCCTTGTAAATAGTTCAAATCCATACGACTTGAAGTATTACAGATATAGCGGTAACCATAGCTACCGATCTTAATATTGTTGCTCATCACGCCCAATAAGGTCGATTTATCATCGGCTAATACTGAGTAATTGTGCAGTGTATTGCCTATGGTGCCACCGGCAAATTCATCGGTGATCAAGTCCTTTTCTTTTAATTCATTATATAAAGCTTCTGCTCTATCGTCGTCCAACACTAATGAATGTCCTTTACTTAATTGATATTTTTCGATTAAGTCGTCACTGACTTTCGCTTCAATATCAACCAAGGTTTGATCAATACCAATAATGTGAGTGCGTGTCATTGTTTTGCTTTCTTGTGCTTGGCTGACTAATGGATCGCGAGCATGGACAGGAAAATAGTGTTTGGACTTACGTTGACCAGGAAATTTCATAATGAGTATATTTAGTAGGGACAGGGTTATGGATTGTAGCGTCAGAAGTGGACTTCATCAATATGGAGACAAATAGCAATCGGTTGCGATAAGCAAAAAATCATTTATTCTCCATAAATGAAAAAAGCCACTAAAGGAAGTGGCTTTATATAAAGTAGACTATACCCAAATGATTTCACAACACATTATGGGGGTATAACGATAACATTAGAAGTTAACGTTAAGGCCGAGAGCAAATTTATCTGAACCAGCATCCCCACTCGCGTTTAAGGTATCTTTATCATATGACGCGTACTCAGCAAATACATAGGCGTTTGGAATGATATTATAAGACATTCCTACATAGTAACCCTGACCGTCCTTTTTCGCTGCTGTTTTATCATCAACAGTCACTTGACCTAAACCACCATAGATACGGTAATCGGAAAAACCGGTGTACTCGGCACCAGCACGCCATAACGTAATATCAGAATCAACTGCAGTCTTCGTCTTACCTGCACCCGCTAGACGATTGTTTTGTAGACCATAATCGGCACCAACGGCAAAGCTATCTGTTAATGCATATTTAGCCCCTAGATTTTGTCCGGTGACATGATCCGAGCTATTAATAATATCGTAATCAAAATTACTCAACCCAATTGTTAGCGTCGATTCATCAAATGTAAAATCATACTTTACACCAGCGGTATACGCACCACGGATACTTTCCGCTTCATTACGAGTTTGATAGTTACCCGCAACAGTTAAACCACCGAATACTGGCGCAGAAACAAACTTAATCATGCCGTTATCACGACCACGGTCTGCTAATGTTTGGCTAAAGCCATAGTATTCATCAAAGCCACCAAGGTAAAAGTCATCATAAACGGTAGAGTTACGACCAAAAGTTAACTGACCAATATTGGTAAAATCAAAGCCTGCCCATGCATCACGATTTTCAAATGCACTGTCATCCTCTGCAGTAGTAAATTGAAGCTCATATTTACCAATTAATGCTAAAGAGTCATTCGCTTGATGGCGGAGGTTCATTCCCAAGCGAGAGTCATCAATTTTAACATCGGTATTGGTATGCCCGTTTGCCTTTACCGTTTCCACGACTGAGTAAAAACGGCCATTTAAGTCGATTGACGTTGTATCGTTTTTGTAAACTTCAGTGGCTTGCGCGGCTCCCGATACCGTGCCAGCTATCACTGCTAACGCTATAAAAGTCTTTTTCATAGTTAATTACTGCCTTTTCAATTTAATTCCATTTGTCTTTATTGTTTTGGCTATACGAAAACAGTAAGCGTAAAGATGCGATCGATACCGCTTTCAAGCTGAAACAAGAATGCAAAATAGACACAAAAAAGTCAAACAAGGTAAAAAAACATAAAACACTCTAATTATCAATTAGATGGATAAGAAATACCTTAAAATTCAACCATGCGAATAACATTGGCATTCATGGAAACTATGATATCAGATATTAAACATTCTCCCGATCAATGATATTTTCACAAAATATCCTGCCATAACCCCGTAGATGAGGAATATTCAACAGAATAAATTGCACAACGTTCAAAATAAACGCAAATAAAAAACAATGTTCGAGATCACGTTTTTGTAAGTTTTCTTAGTGAATTTATCTACAGATAAAAAAATAGCTCCTATCAGGAGCTATTTTATTGTTTGAGTGCTTAAAATTAGTAATTACCAGTAGAAGCGAGCACCTAGACCTAAAAGAACTTCAGAATCAACCATTGTTGGACCAACAAAATTACCACTGCCAGAGCCACCAGCTTCATAACCTAAAGTTGTGCCGTCAGCATATGCAACTTCCGCATAAACCCTCACAAACTCTAGCATTTGGTAGTCAGAACCAAGGTAAATCAATGTACCATCTTCAGAATCTAGATTGCCGGAATCAGGATCTTGCTTTGTATATTCATAACCTGCGTAGCCTGTACCTTTATCAGACCAAGCAAATGTTCCTGCTAATGAGAAGCCATTCTCTTCAATACTTGAGTCCACTGCAGATTGACTTTCTAATTTAGCGTAATAATACGTAAAACCAATAACACCTTTCGAATAATTATATTCTGCAGTAGCTTCACCGTAAGTATTCTTCACATCTATAGCTTGGTCAATATTATAACCACCACCAACATGAACATCTAAATCACCAAATGACGTACCTGCAAATAATTCTGCAAGCTCCTGCTCCTTATCATTATTAGGCAGGCCATAATCAGCTTTAATCCAAAAACTATCAGCCACATACTCATATTTAATCATTGCATCATGTTCGGCACCAGACAGTGTACCGTAACGAAGCGCTGAACCACCATAGAAGTAAGAGTAATCAGCGCCATACACATCATCCGAAACTGTCCACTGTTTACCAAATTTAATTGTACCTAAGCTATCACTTGCCAAACCAAATATATGCTGACGTACATACATATCAGAGTCTTCATCGACAGAAACTTCAACTAAACCAATAACTTTAACGTCATCTGTTAACTTATAAGCACCATCGATACCCATGCGTGAAGAACCAGAACTAAGTTCAGGGTTATTTTCGCCAATGTCGTTCCACTTCAGCTCAGTTCGAAGTTGACCATAAAAGTTAATTGAGCCTTCATCTGTTTTATAAATCTCTGCCGCGCTTACAGAGCCTGCGGCTGTCGTTGCTGCAATTGCTAATGCGATTAACGATTTTTTCATAATAATCCACTGCCTTTAATTGTTTTGAAATTCCCTTTGGGATTCCTTTCTTGTTATTTATGCTTATCGGTAACTCCGACCAACAAGCCATACATCTGATTCGCACAACAAGATTGCTAAAGTTCCGTCAAAGTGTCAAATTTCATAAAAAAACATAATCGATCATATAAAAAATGATAAAAACCCTTTACTTATAATGATTTAACTATTAATTACATCCATTTTCATAAAAGTGCATTGTAACTCGAAATCAACACAGCACACGAGAACAAAACAAAATATCAACGTATAACACTAAAAAACAACATTTATTTAGAGTTAAATATCACGAATAGCCCACAACAAAGAATTAACACAAAGGCAACATGGGAATTCGATACTTAACGCCTTTATTTTAAAAGTTCCATCTTATTTTGTGATAAGCGTCTTGTTTTCATTGGTAAAAGCCACTAAAAACTGTTTGTTTTAGCTTTTATTAGCTCAATTGATAAACCCAACAATTTTACAACAACTTCCTTTCTATCTCATTTAAAGGCCAAAACGGCATTTTATGCTACTATCTCAGCATCAATTAATGAGAAGAATCTATGCTGTCGCCAACCATTCAAAAAGCCATCAAAACAAGCTATCAAAACCTATCTCATCAACTGGATGGGTTCATACCCCGCCGAGCGCAAAACTACTTAGTAGCTGAAATCGCGAAAACCTTGTCGGGCACTTATCATGATTCCAATCGCATGATTGTGGCAGAAGCAGGAACGGGTATTGGTAAATCTCTGGCCTATTTAATGGCGACCATTCCTTTCGCACAATTTAGCCAAAAGAAAATCATTATTTCGACCGCTACCGTGGCACTGCAAGAACAACTGGTGCATAAAGATATGCCGCTTTATCGTAGGCTGACTGAAACCCCTTTTAGCTTTATCTTAGCCAAAGGTCGTCAACGCTATTGCTGTTTAGAAAAATTAGTTGCCGCCAGTGGGCAAAATTCCGCGCAAGGCAGCGGCTCGCAACTGGGTATGTTTGAAACCAAGCCAAAAACCAAAGATATTGAATTACTGCAATCTTTGTTTAAAGCGATCAGCAACAATAAGTGGGATGGTGATAGAGACAGTTGGCCTGCCACAATTTCTGATGAGATTTGGAAAGTGATTGCCAGCGATAAGCACAGTTGCAATAATTCGATGCCTTCTCACCGAGACTGCCCATTCCAAAAATCTCGAGCTAATTTAGATAAGGTCGATGTCATTATTGCCAACCACAGCTTAGTGATGGCCGATATTGATTTAGGCGGTGGCGTAATTTTACCCGAACCTGAACAAAGCATTTATATCTTTGATGAAGCGCATCATTTACCAAAAGTGGCGCGTGAGCATGCTTCTGCGGCGGCAAGTTTAAAAGGCGTCACCAGTTGGCTAGAAAGCTTAAATAAATCGGTCACTAAGTTTACGGGTCTGACCGATATAAAACGCAGCGGTCGTTTTCAAAATGATTTGATTGATGCGATTCAACAATTGATCCCATCACTGACTCAATTAAGCCAACAGTTCAACGCCGAACAATTTAAAGACCAAGTTTATCGCTTTGAACATGGCGAACTGCCCGCGTGGCTGGAAGAAGAATCCAAAGGCTTAAAATCGCTGACTCAAAAAGCCAATAAAGCAATGGCAAAAATCACCGACTTAATTAGCGAGCGCGTGAAAGATGGCGAACTCTCAAGCCGCATCGCAGAGCCTGCATTAGCCGAAGCTGGCTTTTACTTACAACGATTGGAAAATCTCGCGAAGGTTTGGCAATTAATGGCTGAGCCTAACCATGAAACAGGCGCACCGCTGGCCCGTTGGCTTGAAATCAGCCCTGAGCGTGATAATGACTTTATTGTAAATGTGTCTCCATTAGAAATCGGTTGGCGACTCGATCAAAAGCTTTGGAGTCGTTGTTATGGTGGGGTATTAGTCTCTGCCACCATGCGCGCGCTGAATTCATTCCAATACTTTGCGATTCAAGCTGGGGTCAGTTTAAAACCGGAAGATGCCACTCAATTTTTAGCCTTGGCCTCACCATTCGACTACGCCAACAATGCTGAGTTATTGATCCCTAAACTAAAATTAGAACCGCAACAGCAAGAATTCACTGACTACTTAATTGAGTTACTACCAAAATACATCGAAGAGAAAAAAGCCAATTTGGTACTCTTCTCATCTTATTGGCAAATGAACAAAGTCACCGAAGCGTTAGACAAGATCGCGGTTAAGAATAAATGGAATTTGCAGGTACAAGGTAAAGCCTCACGCGGCGAAATTCTTAAAAAACACTGTGCTTATTGCCAATTTGGCCAAACCAGTGTTCTATTTGGTACCGGCAGTTTTTCAGAAGGGTTAGATTTACCAGGTAAGCTATTAGAAAACTTGATCATCACTAAGATCCCTTTTGGCGTTCCAACTTCTCCAGTAGAAGAAGCCCACTCAGAATACATTAGCCATAAAGGTGGCAATCCGTTCTTACAAATCTCGGTGCCGGAAGCGAGCAAGAAACTGATCCAATCGGTCGGACGACTGCTGCGTAAAGAGCAAGATTCTGGTAGAGTTGTATTGCTTGATCGCCGTATTATTAGTAAGCGTTATGGCAAGGCATTGTTAGATTCCCTCCCCCCTTTTGCTCGTAATATTGAGTATTGAGGCTATGCTCATATTGAAGTGAGGAGCACAACGCACATACAAATGAGAAATTCATATATCATGATAGTTAAGGTCACTTATGAGCACATTTAACGACATTGCCAGCAAACTTGACCAAATGTCGATTCAAGCTGCCAGTCGCGACCGACAAAAAGGCGAACACCATCAAGCATTATTTGATGAGCATTTATTTCGCTGTCGTGCTCGCCTGCTTGTCCCTTGTGTGGCAGAAACACGCGCAACCTATGACACCATTATTCGCGAACAGTCCGCAAAACGGTTAACCGCATTGCGCGCAGAGCATTTAACCCAATTATTATTATCCCAATTAGGCGCAATCCAA from Vibrio algicola encodes the following:
- a CDS encoding inosine/guanosine kinase codes for the protein MKFPGQRKSKHYFPVHARDPLVSQAQESKTMTRTHIIGIDQTLVDIEAKVSDDLIEKYQLSKGHSLVLDDDRAEALYNELKEKDLITDEFAGGTIGNTLHNYSVLADDKSTLLGVMSNNIKIGSYGYRYICNTSSRMDLNYLQGVDGAIGRCFALISDNGERTFAISEGKMNQLSPNSIPESIFPGASALVLTAYLVRCKPGDPMPDATMKAIEFAKKHHVPVVLTLGTKYVIQDDPEYWREFIQQNVSVLAMNEEEAEALTGEHDPLVASDKALEWVDLVLCTAGPVGLYMAGYTEDDAKRETTLPLLPGAIGEFNRFEFSRPTRRFECNNPIKVYSHIAPYMGGPEKIKNTNGAGDAALSAILHDMAANKYHKENIPNSSKHEYPFLTYSSFAQVCKYANRASYEVLAQHSPRLSRGLPEKEDSLEEAYWER
- a CDS encoding porin, giving the protein MKKTFIALAVIAGTVSGAAQATEVYKNDTTSIDLNGRFYSVVETVKANGHTNTDVKIDDSRLGMNLRHQANDSLALIGKYELQFTTAEDDSAFENRDAWAGFDFTNIGQLTFGRNSTVYDDFYLGGFDEYYGFSQTLADRGRDNGMIKFVSAPVFGGLTVAGNYQTRNEAESIRGAYTAGVKYDFTFDESTLTIGLSNFDYDIINSSDHVTGQNLGAKYALTDSFAVGADYGLQNNRLAGAGKTKTAVDSDITLWRAGAEYTGFSDYRIYGGLGQVTVDDKTAAKKDGQGYYVGMSYNIIPNAYVFAEYASYDKDTLNASGDAGSDKFALGLNVNF
- a CDS encoding porin — translated: MKKSLIALAIAATTAAGSVSAAEIYKTDEGSINFYGQLRTELKWNDIGENNPELSSGSSRMGIDGAYKLTDDVKVIGLVEVSVDEDSDMYVRQHIFGLASDSLGTIKFGKQWTVSDDVYGADYSYFYGGSALRYGTLSGAEHDAMIKYEYVADSFWIKADYGLPNNDKEQELAELFAGTSFGDLDVHVGGGYNIDQAIDVKNTYGEATAEYNYSKGVIGFTYYYAKLESQSAVDSSIEENGFSLAGTFAWSDKGTGYAGYEYTKQDPDSGNLDSEDGTLIYLGSDYQMLEFVRVYAEVAYADGTTLGYEAGGSGSGNFVGPTMVDSEVLLGLGARFYW
- the dinG gene encoding ATP-dependent DNA helicase DinG; translation: MLSPTIQKAIKTSYQNLSHQLDGFIPRRAQNYLVAEIAKTLSGTYHDSNRMIVAEAGTGIGKSLAYLMATIPFAQFSQKKIIISTATVALQEQLVHKDMPLYRRLTETPFSFILAKGRQRYCCLEKLVAASGQNSAQGSGSQLGMFETKPKTKDIELLQSLFKAISNNKWDGDRDSWPATISDEIWKVIASDKHSCNNSMPSHRDCPFQKSRANLDKVDVIIANHSLVMADIDLGGGVILPEPEQSIYIFDEAHHLPKVAREHASAAASLKGVTSWLESLNKSVTKFTGLTDIKRSGRFQNDLIDAIQQLIPSLTQLSQQFNAEQFKDQVYRFEHGELPAWLEEESKGLKSLTQKANKAMAKITDLISERVKDGELSSRIAEPALAEAGFYLQRLENLAKVWQLMAEPNHETGAPLARWLEISPERDNDFIVNVSPLEIGWRLDQKLWSRCYGGVLVSATMRALNSFQYFAIQAGVSLKPEDATQFLALASPFDYANNAELLIPKLKLEPQQQEFTDYLIELLPKYIEEKKANLVLFSSYWQMNKVTEALDKIAVKNKWNLQVQGKASRGEILKKHCAYCQFGQTSVLFGTGSFSEGLDLPGKLLENLIITKIPFGVPTSPVEEAHSEYISHKGGNPFLQISVPEASKKLIQSVGRLLRKEQDSGRVVLLDRRIISKRYGKALLDSLPPFARNIEY